One Malania oleifera isolate guangnan ecotype guangnan chromosome 9, ASM2987363v1, whole genome shotgun sequence DNA segment encodes these proteins:
- the LOC131163929 gene encoding large ribosomal subunit protein uL1c produces the protein MASSAAPSSLMLSYSASSVLTQDLTNSSLSLKPKPPFFSPSFMSVYPLVSRRRERELSKWVDDSAPKLGPYHVIVAALAAEAEVVEQEEETAEAAAVAASSPKPKKGKAALPLKRDRRRSKRFLEIQRLRENKKDYDLNTAISLLKEMTNTKFVETAEAHFRLNIDPKYNDQQLRATVNLPKGTGQTVKVAVLTQGEKFDEAKSAGADLVGGEELIEQIRRGFMDFDKLIASPDMMPKVASLGRILGPRGLMPNPKAGTVTANIPQAIAEFKKGKVEYRADKTGIVHLPFGKADFPEEDLLVNLVAAVKSVEANKPSGAKGVYWKSAHICSSMGPSIRLNIREMLDYKLPLNV, from the exons ATGGCTTCCTCTGCTGCGCCCTCTTCTCTCATGCTCTCTTACTCAGCTTCCTCAGTTCTCACGCAGGACCTCACCAACTCCTCTCTTTCCCTTAAGCCTAAACCCCCCTTCTTCTCCCCCTCCTTCATGTCCGTGTACCCTTTGGTGTctaggagaagagagagagagctcagcAAGTGGGTCGACGATTCCGCACCGAAGCTTGGGCCTTACCATGTAATTGTTGCCGCTTTGGCGGCTGAAGCAGAGGTGGTCGAACAAGAGGAAGAGACGGCGGAGGCGGCTGCTGTCGCCGCTTCTTCTCCGAAACCCAAGAAGGGGAAAGCTGCATTGCCCCTGAAGAGAGACAGA AGAAGGTCTAAGAGATTCTTGGAAATTCAAAGACTAAGGGAAAACAAGAAAGATTATGACCTGAACACAGCTATATCATTGCTCAAAGAAATGACAAACACAAAATTTGTAGAAACAGCTGAAGCCCATTTCCGCCTCAACATTGACCCCAAATATAATGATCAACAGCTTAGGGCAACA GTGAATTTGCCTAAGGGAACCGGACAGACTGTTAAAGTGGCAGTTCTTACTCAAG GTGAAAAGTTCGATGAAGCAAAAAGTGCAGGAGCTGATTTGGTTGGTGGTGAAGAGTTGATAGAACAGATAAGAAGGGGTTTCATGGATTTCGACAAATTAATTGCTTCTCCAGATATGATGCCGAAG GTTGCTAGCTTAGGAAGGATTTTGGGACCACGAGGACTCATGCCAAATCCAAAAGCTGGTACTGTTACCGCTAATATCCCTCAg GCTATAGCAGAATTCAAGAAGGGCAAAGTTGAATACAGAGCAGACAAAACTGGGATTGTTCACTTACCCTTTGGAAAGGCAGACTTTCCAGAGGAAGATCTTCTTGTTAACTTGGTTGCTGCAGTA AAATCAGTAGAAGCAAACAAGCCATCAGGTGCAAAAGGAGTTTATTGGAAAAGTGCACATATATGCTCGTCAATGGGGCCTTCCATCCGGTTAAACATTAGGGAAATGCTTGATTACAAGCTTCCGTTGAATGTCTAA